The DNA window TGGGCTTCCAGCTCGGCCAGATCGGCCCACTCCAGGGTACGGGCGTGGGTGGCCTCAAGCACCACGTCGGGAGCCATGCCGGCCCGCTTGGCCTCCACCCACCGGGCCGCGCACAGGCACCATCTGTCCCCCGCCTTGAGCCCGGGGAAGCGGTGGGCAGGCATAGGGGTGGACAGGTCGTTGCCCACCGATTTCGAGAACTCGAGGAACTCGTCGGTCACCACCACGCACACCGTGTGGACGCCGTAATCGTTCTGGTCGGTGTTGCAACAGCCGTCCCGCCACCACCCGGTCAGTGGGTCGAGCGAGCAGAGCTCGAGCTCATCGCCTAGTACGTTGCGCGCCATCCACTGCATTGAAGCAGATCAGCAGCGGCTTACCGCACGCCACTACAACTAGTATCTGCCGTCGGTCTCTCCCGGGTGGTGCGCCGTGGTCCTGTTCTTCTCGCTGCTGAGCCTGCTGGCGCTGGCGGCTTCACTCGGGCTGGTCGTGATGATGGCCCGTCCCGGTCTCAGAGCAACCGCGGTACGCGAGCTGGGCGGCTATGCCCTTCCGGTGGCGGTGACGGTGGCCGCGGTGTCAACCCTCGGCTCGCAGTACCTGTCCGAGGTGGAGGGGTTCGTTCCCTGCCTGCTCTGCTGGGTGCAGCGAGGGTTCATGTACCCGCTGGTGCTGCTCCTGGCCTGGGCGATCGTCAGGCCGCATCGGGTGGTCCAACTGCTGGTCCTGATCATGTCCGTCGGTGGGGCGCTCACCGCCGCCTACCACTACGGAGAGCAGCAGGGATGGTGGGGCGGATCCGAGGAGTTCTGCTCGGCGGAGGCGCCCTGTACCTTCATATGGGTTCAACAATTCGGGTTCATGTCGATACCCTTCATGGCGTTCACCGGTTTCTGCCTCATTGCCCTGCTGGTAGCGCTGCACTTGAGCAGGCCGGCTCGAACCACCAACCGCTAGTCAGGAGAGGCTCGCATGGCAAGGACGGCAGGTAAGAGAAGCCAGCCCAAGGCCCGGCCTGCGGCCGCCCCCGCTCCGGTCCGGGCGACCCTGCCGACGGCGGATGAGGAGCAGTCGACCGGGCTCGGGAAGAAGATCATGCTGGTGGGTATCGGCCTGGTGGTGGTGGCCGCGCTGGTGGTGCTGGCGATCAACCTCGCGACCGAGGAGCAGCAGGGCGCCGAGGCGGCCGCCTTTCTCACCCCCGATGTGACGGTGAGCGGATCCATCCTGCCGCCCTACGCGGGGACGGCCGAGGATCCGGGTGTCGGTCTCGCCATGCCCGAGGTCTTCTCCTCCGACTTCTCGGGGCTGCCTGCCTCCATAGAGAGGGACGGGATCCCGAAGATGGTTCTCTTCCTTGCGCATTGGTGTCCG is part of the bacterium genome and encodes:
- a CDS encoding TlpA disulfide reductase family protein, with protein sequence MARTAGKRSQPKARPAAAPAPVRATLPTADEEQSTGLGKKIMLVGIGLVVVAALVVLAINLATEEQQGAEAAAFLTPDVTVSGSILPPYAGTAEDPGVGLAMPEVFSSDFSGLPASIERDGIPKMVLFLAHWCPACQLEVPAVQAWIDDNGVPAGVDFVSVATSIDEIRPNYPPDAWLRREGWTQRVVVDSATSSIANAYGLNAFPYYVLVDGSGTVVRRISGGVSADAVGAMLEALAAGG
- a CDS encoding disulfide bond formation protein B, whose translation is MVLFFSLLSLLALAASLGLVVMMARPGLRATAVRELGGYALPVAVTVAAVSTLGSQYLSEVEGFVPCLLCWVQRGFMYPLVLLLAWAIVRPHRVVQLLVLIMSVGGALTAAYHYGEQQGWWGGSEEFCSAEAPCTFIWVQQFGFMSIPFMAFTGFCLIALLVALHLSRPARTTNR
- a CDS encoding DUF2237 domain-containing protein; translated protein: MARNVLGDELELCSLDPLTGWWRDGCCNTDQNDYGVHTVCVVVTDEFLEFSKSVGNDLSTPMPAHRFPGLKAGDRWCLCAARWVEAKRAGMAPDVVLEATHARTLEWADLAELEAHRAPL